Proteins from a genomic interval of Propionispora hippei DSM 15287:
- the rpmG gene encoding 50S ribosomal protein L33 gives MRNAVTLACTECKQRNYQTNKNKKNDPDRLEFNKYCKFCKKQTAHKETK, from the coding sequence ATGCGTAATGCGGTAACATTGGCCTGTACGGAGTGCAAACAACGTAATTATCAGACCAATAAGAACAAAAAAAATGATCCCGATAGATTGGAATTCAACAAATACTGCAAGTTCTGTAAAAAACAAACGGCTCATAAAGAAACCAAGTAA